Genomic DNA from Solanum dulcamara chromosome 4, daSolDulc1.2, whole genome shotgun sequence:
AAAGACAACTTAAAAATTATCCCAGGATTAATTCCTCTTATCCCTCacaccaaatgaccccttagTCCCTAAAATATCAATACATTTCGATTTTAGTCTATGTAATTTTAAATTAACCCCATTTAATCTTTAATGAAGTGATACATGTACTTTTGATCCCTTTTATTATAATTCTTTATTAACTTAACGAATTATTAATTGTTCAAGTGTAGATGTAtgatattaaaattgtattgtTACTTTGTATTTgtgaataatataattataaatatagtTTAATATTATGTATATTTTCTATATAAAGAGATCAAAATTTCACGTTTCAATtagttaaaaaattaaatatatttagtcAAACATTGTAAGaatcaaaattataattaatcatTAACCGacgaataaaaaaaatgtagtATCCGGCAATTTTTTAACTTGAAATTATAATAATGTGAAGATTTTTTAACGATATAAGTGTGGATCTTCAAAACGGTCAAggttatttttgtaatttcaaTCGAATACGGCTATTATATACTACTTTCTGAGAGTTTGCGGTATTATTGTCGTCAAAATATGAGTTGTCCCCGTCCGTTACATTCTATGTTTCTTTACTTCTCTTCTCTCGTGTTCTACTCCTCGCTTTCTCTCTATCATTCTTTAGAGTTTGATTGTTAGATTTCTCTCTAACATTTGGTTTAATTTTTTGCAGATCCATCTTTATTTCTTTGCTATCTTCAATTTCATCGCATCTAGCTTGAGATTTCACAATAATTTTGTTCTTGCGTCTGTTACTTATgtagttttggtgagtttttctcttctccttttttcttTCATCCTTTACAATTATAAGTGTTTGATGATATTCGTTAACGATATAAGTGTGAGTCATAAGAACGATGAAggttatatttataatttcaaCTGAGTCCTGCTGTCTTATACTACTTTCGGAGAGTTTAGGTGTCATTGTCATCAAAATATAAGTTGTTTCCGGCCATTACATTCTATGTTTCATTGTTTCTGTTCTCTCGTGTTCTCCTTgtttctttctctttatttttctttagggGTTGATCTGTAGATTTTTCTTTAACATTTGAATTAAGTTTTTTGCAAATtcccttttatttatttgttaacaTCAATTTCATCGATTCTAACTTAAGGTTTcacaataattttatttttgcatcTGTTACTTGTGTAGTTTTTGTgagtttctcttctctcttttttacACTCTTTTATAATATTCAGTGATATTTTTAACAATATAAGTGTGAATCGTAAGGACGACGAAGGCTAtatcttttataattttcacCTTTTtggtgaaaagaaaaaaaaaggggggggggggggcattAATACTTTTAGTTCCTAAAATATCTTCGATTTTAGTCTATGTAATTTTAAATTAACCACATTTAATCTTTAATGAATTGATATTTTTGATCCCCTCTTATTACAATTTTCTTCATTAATTTAACAAATTATTAAATGTTCAATTGTAGATGTATGATGGTAgatttgtattattattttatatttgtgaataattaatataattataaatatagtttaatcttatatatattttctatataAAGAGATTAAAAGTGCACATTTTAATgagttaaaaattaaatatgtttaataaaacatggcaagaataaaaattataattaatcatTAATCGatgaattaaaaattaattatttcaataaTTATGTAGTATCGAGCAATTTTTTACTTGAAATGATAATAATGCGaacattttttaataatataagtGTGGATCGAAAGGATGACAAAGTTTGTTTTTGTAACTTCATTCGAATCCAGCTGTCATGTACTACTTTCTGAGTATTTGCGTGTTATTGTCGTTAAAATATGAGTTGTATCCATTCGTCACATTCTATGTTTCTTTACTTCTCTTCTCTCGTGTTCTACTCCTCACTTTCTCTCTATCGTTCTTTAGGATTTGATTGTTAGATTTGTCTCTAACATTTGGTTTAATTCTTTGCAAAtccatctttattatttttctatcttCAATTTCATCTCATCTAGCTTGAGATTTCACAATAATTTTGTTCTCGCGTCTTTTACTTATGTGGTTTTGGTGAGTgttccttttctctttttttcttgcACTCTTTACAATCATAAGTGTTTAATGATATTCTTTAACAATAAAAGTGTGGATCGTAAGGAAGATGAAGGTTATTCTATAATTTCAACTGAGTCTTGCTGTCTTATATTACTTTCAGAGAGTTTAGGTGACATTCTCATCAAAATATAAGTTGTTTTCATTCGTCACATTCTAGGTTTCGTTGCTTCTCTTCTCTCGTGTTgtccttttttctttctctttattgttCTTTAGGGTTTGATATGTAGATTTCTCTTTAACATTTGATTTTAGTTTTTGCAAATTCATCATTATTTATTTGTCATCATCAATTGCATCGCTTCTAGCTTGAGATTTcacaataattttatttttgcatcTTTTACTTaagtatttttatgagtttctcttctctcttttttgcACTATTTATATTGTTCAGTGATATTTTTAACAATATAAGTGTGAATCATAAGGATGATGAAGCTAATATCTTTTACAGTTTTCACATTTTTGGtcaaaaggggggggggggggggattaatacttttagtccctaaattatcaataaattttgattttaatccATGTAATTTTAAATTAACCACATTTAATCTTTAATAAAGTGATACAGTACTTTTGATCCATTTTGTTATAATTCTTCATTAATTTAACAAATTATTAACTGTTCAATTGTAGATGTATGATGTTAAATTTGTATTGTGATTTTATATTTgtgaataatataattataaatatagtttaatattgtatatattttcaatataaaaaGATCAAAAGTGCACATTTCAATgagttaaaaattaaatatatttaggcaagaattaaaattataattaatcatTAACCGGCGaatcaaaaatttaattatttcaaaaaataagtaGTATCAGGAGATTTTTTTACTTGAAATGATAATAATGCGAAGAGTTTCTAATGATATAAGTGTGGGGCGTAAGAACGGCGAAggttatttttgtaatttcatTTTGACTCCAGCTGTCATGTACTATTTTCTGAGAGTTTGCATGTTATTGTCGTCAAAATATGAGTTGTGCCCCATCCGTTACATTCTATGTTTCTTTGTTTCTTTCCTCTCGTGTTCTACTCATCGGTTTTCTCTCTATCGTTCTTTAGGGTTTGATCATTAGATTTCTCTCTAacatttgatttaattttttgcaGATCTTCTCTCGTGTTGTACTCATCGGCTTTCTCTCTATCGTTCTTTAGGATTTGATCATTAGATTTCTCTCTAACATTTGGTTTAGTTTTTTATAGATCCATCTTTATTTCTTTGCTATCTTCAATTCCATCGCATCTAGCTTGAAATTTCACAATAATTTTGTTCTCGCGTCTTTTACTTATgcagttttggtgaattttcttttttctttttttcttgcaCTCCTTACAATTATAAGTGTTCGATGGAAGTCTTTAATGATATAAGTGTGGATCGTAAGAAAGATGAAGgttattttataatttcaaCTGAGTTCTGCtgtttatatatttcttttggAGAGTTTAGGTGTCATTGTCATCAAaatataagttgttttcagctgTTACATTCTATGTTTCATTGCTTCTCTTCTCTCGTGTTgtccttttttctttctctttattgttCTTTAAGGTTTGATCTATAGATTTCTCTTTAACATTTGATTTAAGTTTTTGCAAAttcatctttatttatttgttatcatcAATTTCATCACTTGTAGCTTGAGATTTcacaataattttattttcgCATCTGTTACTTTTGTAGTTTTTGTgagtttctcttctctctttttacACTCTTTTATAGTGTTTAATGATATTTTCTTAACAATATAAGTGTGAAACGTAAGGACGACGGAGGTTATATTTGTAATTTCATTTGAGTCTAGTTGTAGTATACTATACTCTGAGAGTTTGCGTGTTATTATCGTCAAAATATAAATTGCCCCCATTCATTACATTTTATGTTTCTTTGCTTCTCTTGTCTCATGTTCTCCTTCTCTCTATCGTTCTTTACGGTTTGATCATTGGATTTCTCTCTAAcatttgatttaattctttgCAGATTCATCTTTATTTCTTTGCCATCTTCAATTTTATCGCATCCTCTTCAGACGTGTCCTCGACAACCTGACGATTCTTCGATCTACGCTTTTGGGGgtctttttttacttcttttatcTTATTTCCGGTTCCAATTTCTGAAAGCATTATGTTGAGTTACTCTAAGAGTAGAATCAGCAGGTGAGGGGCGGTGAGCGAGGTAGGATAAAATGGTATTTGAACCAGGACGGGCGACCCTATATAGTCTGTCTTTTCATGGGTGGTGGAGATTCTGTCTGTCGGAGGTTTGAGAATTTATGAAAGGACATCTAAGGCTAAGGTTATGTGGATTTTGGGTGTGTTTGAATTCAGCCTCTCATTAGGTCTTCACTGAAGGATTGTCCACCTTCTCAAGCCTCTCTACCGTTGCAAGCTTGCGTTTGCGACCCAAGATCCATGATACATAAACCAAAATCAGAATAACGAAGAAAATGACATCATGATGTAAGAGTGCTACCAAGTTTCGTTTTTGATTGCAATCCAAAATCCCGGGAGaatgaaattcaaaaagtcgaGGAACGAACAGCCCCCCAACTAGTTGTATGGGGTGGGGTGCTTGTGAAAAGCGTTCTCGAATTTCGGTCGGCATTTCTTTCAATCGGCGGAAGGCTCACACACTTTGACGGAGAAAGAGGCGAAAGAAGCAATTCATAGAAAGATTTGGCGCCGCTCTTCTTGCTTGAGATTTCGTAATAATTTGGTTCATACATCTGTTACTTATCTAATTTTGGTGAGTATACATCTTCTCCTCTCATTTTTCGTAAGTGTTCAATACATGTTATATTAAATTTCTAATTTacttgtttttttctttctttatcatATAGAtgcatattattatttaataaaaatagcGATTTTGcacttgaatattttttttctttccaaaattGTCTTttgtaatataaaatatataattaatgtaaGAGAATATGAGATTGAAGATATAtctttttgataaaatattaaggTTGATTTTCTTTGTTGAATAAGTAGGGAATCTTTATAATAAGActgatttaaataaattttcgAAACCCCTCTCCTTAATCTTGTTCTCTATAATTTCTCTAGAAATTGTGTTATATGCTTTGTTGATAAACAAGCCTTTTTAtgaaaaatctttaattatacgctataagaagaaaataagagaaagaaagGAACTAAAAGGGAAAAATAAGACCTCATGTTCACCTTTTAGTGTTGCTAAAAGTATatcttttttgttgttttttataTTATCTTTTGAATAATTGATTGATTTAAATTTGAGAATACTCTATTACAGGTAGATATTTGTCCTGACTTGAGTCCTAAAAGGATTGACGGATCTCATAGCTAGCTTTCTAATACGAGATGGCTTGGAACTAGCTATTGCTTGTGAGGTATAAAAAAATTGTACTTAATCTTATAGCAATGGACATTttgaataagtaaataaattaacagaaaataaaaaaaagataaggagaaaaatcaaataaactCAATAATATCTCTctcataaaaattaattttgaatccTTGTTGGAGAAGTAAAATTATTGAAGTCGATGATCCAAATTACATTATTAACGGATAAAGATAGAATATGTCAAAAAGATCTATCACAAATTGTTAGGATTGTGAGTAATGATTCAACTTAATATgatcaataattttttaccaTTTAAGTCTGTTACCTCAATGTACTCTTGTTAAACATTAACTTGTTATTCATATTTAGAACATAAGAAAATACTGCATTtcatataatattttcattttacaCCTATAAATGCAGAGGATTAAATGTGTGAAGTTTTTCTTagtaagaatatttttttaggcTTGAAGTTATATATTTGCATTTAATAAGACTGATTATGATAGTGAAACAAGTTGCTAATAATTTACCTAAAgaacaataaataatattttcatttctACTTCCattccataaattttttagtaTGCATTGCTTATTATAACTGGATTATTTGATTTGTATTATATTAACCTTTGGACAAGTGCtatatttttcaatttgttCTACTTCAAGATCAACTTTAAAAGTAGCCTGCTCTACtaaattgaatatttgaattgtttTCAACTATGTTGGACATATACCAAAATCTATCTAACATCAATGCCAACTAAAGAGGAAAATGGAGAGTCATCTTCTCAAAGTTTCCACCTCTATTCCGCCGTCATGGATGAGCTTCGAGCACCAGCCGCTGGAGATCAGCTACTCAATGTCTCATCTCCTCCATTTCATTTGCTACCAAGGTAACTCACAAAACTCCTTGGTCACATCTCATACAATTTTACTTATCTATTAGTTTATAtgtattaaaaaaagaagacgACAAATTGAATTGATGATCTATCAAAAATAGTAATAGAGTTTCCCTACatctcatttttttcaaattccaaTAATTTTACACTATTGTTACTGTAGTACCTATTCTGTTTCATTTTTTACTGCacttttatattaaaaatattgtttttctttttagttataTAGCAAAATCATAAAAGATCTATTATTATCCTTATCATTCAATTACTACACAAGATACTAatagtcaaatttaaattttaaaatgtaattaacaaaattaattcataaaatttatttatttttttaaaagaaaaatgtcAAGTCGGCATGGATCAAGtaaaatgaaaagaagaaaataatttattagtgaTTTAATTATGCCTTATCAGATATGCTAATTTTATCCCGCTAACACTAGCATAACACTTTGTCTACTCATCTTTAACTGACTCATTTATACCTAAACTACATGATGAAAGCCCCTTCGATTAATCTCACTCAACATAGTCCTGACAACTTTTACGAGGAGCAGAGTTTATGATTTAATCGCATATTAATATTCTATTTAATCTCcctattttttaatgaaatagtttaattttttcttttgttaaacTTAGTCAAAAACATAGCCTTTGTAATTCACGAGTGAAAACTGAAGTAGGTGAGATCATGCTCACCGTTCACCGGCTTATCAGGGAACCCAGTAAATGCATCTAGTGAAGTATTCGACCAAATCCAGCCTTGCACGAAACTAACTCCAAATTACTAACCAATTGCTCGTGATACTCTTTCTATGTGGTCTTTACTTTCGGCCTAACCTCTCCCGCCGCACCCTCTTTACAATTTTTACCTTACTCCACTGAACCCTAAGCCCCACCCCCTAAAATCCCCTCTCCTTTCATCAAAAACATCGTTCTTTCCGCCATGGATTCTGTACCAGATCGGCACCACCAAACAGGCTACAACGATGATACCCTTGATTATGATGTCGATGTGGACGGTGATGACGATTCTAATTCTTCTCCATCCGTCGCCGGCGAGGTGACCATAGCTGTCGCCGGCGTCTCAACCGGTGATTCTCCTTCTCCTCTGATTCACACCGGGAAACGACCGAGAATTGATGATTTCGCCATTCCCGTTATTCTTCCTGGAGCCGTGAAAAAGCCGTCTGGTGCTTTTGATGAGTCTCGTAAGCTGTTTCAAAGGCTTTGGACTGATGAGGATGAGATTGAGTTGTTGCGAGGGTTTCTGGAGTACACGACGCAGCGTGGCTTGAACAATTCTTCGCAGCAGCACCATTACGATACGACGGCGTTTTACGACCAGATCAAGTCCAAATTCCAGCTGGATTTCAACAAAAACCAGCTGGTGGAGAAGCTCCGGCGACTGAAGAAGAAGTACAGGACTGTGATGAGCAAGATGGGATCCGGCAAGgactttgttttcaaaagtGCTCACGATCAGGTAACTTTCGAAATCTCCCACAAGATCTGGAGTAGTAATGGAGGCTCTTATGTCCGCAGCAGCCCTGGAGGCTCTGTTGGTTTCTCCGCCCCACCGCTAGAAGATGGTGGATTGGATGATGAAGATCACCTTAACCCTAACCCCCCTAATTCTGATTCTATTGTCCTTTATCATAGCCCCAGCCCCAAGTTTAACCTTAACTCTAACCCTAATGGAATTGCCATCAAAACTCCAAGATCACACAAAAGGTCTCCACCAGTACCAGTACCAGTACCTACAGAAGCTGTTAAAGTTGAGCAACATTCTTATCAGCCACCGGGGGCCAGCATTAATGTGCCAATGCCGACCACAAACTCGAACCCTGTGGCAGCTGCCCCTGTGGCCAGTGTTGCCGCCTCAGCTCCCACCACGGTGGCTGCTTCAGTGCCTAGCCTGATTGAGGAAACAGTGAGGAATTGTGTATCGCCAATTTTCAAGGAGCTGTTGAACAATGTGGCAAATTTGAACGGGTCTGCTAGAGGGTTTGGGTTTGGATTCGGAGGAATGGGGATGAGTCCAATCCCGTTGGGGTTCGGGGGAGGTGCAATGAGCATGGAAATGATGGGGGACGAGAAATGGAGGAAGCAGCAGATGTTAGAGCTGGAAGTGTATTCGAAGAGGTTAGAACTGGTTCAAGATCAGGTAAAAGCACAATTGGAGGAGCTGAGATCAATGGGAAGTAACAATTGAAAAGGTTGCCTTTTTAAAGTATACAACTATTGAAATAATTCTAGTTGATAATTTTACCCCAGGTTGTTGATGACAATGGTTGGTTTAGGTATGTAGCTTTTGGTTGCTAAATAATGAGTTCTAATTAGTTTTCAGCTGCTTGTTTGCAGACTTTGTTGCAATATATAGATGCTTAGTCTATTTTTGTATAAAGAAATGAAACCATAGAAAGACCAAATGTTGAGTTAGTGTCAGTTCTTGATCTCTCTGATTTAAATGCTGCTTCTCTGTATGCTATCCATACTGCCTTTTACAAGTACCCAGGTTCATTTTCAGAAAAAGTAGAGCTACTCCATGAAGAAAACTGCAATTACAACACAGGGGTGTGG
This window encodes:
- the LOC129886291 gene encoding probable transcription factor At3g04930, which produces MDSVPDRHHQTGYNDDTLDYDVDVDGDDDSNSSPSVAGEVTIAVAGVSTGDSPSPLIHTGKRPRIDDFAIPVILPGAVKKPSGAFDESRKLFQRLWTDEDEIELLRGFLEYTTQRGLNNSSQQHHYDTTAFYDQIKSKFQLDFNKNQLVEKLRRLKKKYRTVMSKMGSGKDFVFKSAHDQVTFEISHKIWSSNGGSYVRSSPGGSVGFSAPPLEDGGLDDEDHLNPNPPNSDSIVLYHSPSPKFNLNSNPNGIAIKTPRSHKRSPPVPVPVPTEAVKVEQHSYQPPGASINVPMPTTNSNPVAAAPVASVAASAPTTVAASVPSLIEETVRNCVSPIFKELLNNVANLNGSARGFGFGFGGMGMSPIPLGFGGGAMSMEMMGDEKWRKQQMLELEVYSKRLELVQDQVKAQLEELRSMGSNN